The window TGGACACGGAGTTGCGCTGGGCGTTCGTGGAGCGGCTGGCGGCCGTCGGCCGGTTCGACGAGGCGGAGATCGCGGGCGAGTACGAGCGCGACAGGACGGCGGCCGGTGAGCGGCACGCGGCCACCGCCCGCGCCGCCCGCCCGACCGAGGAGGCCAAGGCCGAGGCCTGGGCGTCGGTCGTCGAGTCCGACAAGCTCCCGAACGCCGTCCAGGAGGCGGTCATCGGGGGCTTCGTGCAGACCGACCAGCGCGAGCTGCTCGCGCCGTACACCGACCGGTACTTCGAGATGGTCAAGGACGTCTGGGACGCCCGTTCCCACGAGATGGCCCAGCAGATCGCGGTCGGCCTCTACCCGTCGATCCAGGTGTCCGAGGACACCCTGCGCAAGACCGACGAGTGGCTGGCCTCGGCCGAGCCGAACGCGGCGCTGCGCCGGCTGGTCTCGGAGTCACGGGCGGGCGTCGAGCGCGCCCTGAAGGCCCAGGCGGCGGACACGGCGGCCCAGCCGTAACACGGCCCGTACGACGACTAGGGTCTTTCGTTTGGATCAGGCCGGATCAGGGAGCGGGGTCTGGTGCCGTGCCTCGCAAGGCGGAGGAGGGCGGCAGGGCGGAGCCCTGCCAACCGACGACAACGCGGCTGGGGGTGCCCCCTGCTCGAAGAGCTTGGGGGAGCGGTGCCAGGGCCCGCGAGCCCGGCCTGATCCAAACGAGAGGCCCTAGGGGCGCCCGGTGCTCGACCGGGCGCCCCTTTCCCTTCCGCTCTGCGCCCTCCGTCCCGTCACTCCTGGCGGACGCATGCCTCCCGCACCGGACCGGCGAGCCGTACCTGACGGGTCCTGCGCGGCGACGGTGGAGCGGCCCCCGCATCAACGCGTCCGGAACCGAGCTGTCCCGCCACCGTCGCGCCGAACGCCAGTGCCATGCCGGCCAGTTGGACCGGGGTGAGCGCCTGTCCGAGGGCGGCCCAGCCGACCACGGCGGCGGTGAGCGGCGACAGCGGGCCGAGGAAGGTGACCCGGGTGGCGGAGAGCCGGCCGATGCCGCGGAACCAGAGCCAGTAGGCGAGCGCCGTGTTGGCCAGGGCGAGGTAGGCGTAGCCGCCGAGGGCGCGGGCGTCCAGCGCGGGCGGAGGCCCCTCGGCCAGCAGGGCGAGGGGTGCGATCAGCAGGCCGCCCGCGGTGAGCTGCCAGCCGGTCAGCGCGAGCGGACCGACACCGGCCGGGCGGCCCCATCTCTTGGCCAGCACGGTGCCGGTGGACATCGAGGCGGTGGAGGCGAGGGCGGCGGCGACTCCCACGCCGTCCAGCGCGCCGGCCGCCCTCAGCACGACGAGGCTGACTCCGAACGCGGCCACGATCCCGGTGAGCAGCGCCCGCCCCGTCGGCCGCTGCCCCAGCAGCGGCGCGGAGAGTCCCACGACGAACAGCGGCCCGACCGAGCCGACGACCGCCGCCATTCCGCCCGGCAGCCGGTACGCGGACAGGAACAGCAGCGGGAAGAAGGCGCCGATGTTCAGCGCGCCGAGGACCGCCGCCTTCCACCACCAGGCGCCCTTCGGCAGCACCCGGGCCATCGCCAGCAGCAGGAGCCCGGCGGGCAGCGCCCGGGCCAGCGCCGTGAAGAGGGGCCGCCCGGGCGGCAGGAACTCGGTGGTGACGGCGTAGGTGGTGCCCCAGGACACCGGGGCGAGGGCGGTGAGGGCGGCCAGGGACCAGGTGGCGGCGGGACGCCGGGAGTCAGCCATGCAATTAGCTTAGCTGCAAGCTACTTAGCGTCAAGCTACTTTCTTGCGGTCGACCGTAGGGCGGCGGATACTCGGTCCATGACTGAACGCCCCCGACCGCGCGCGGACGCCGTCGACGCGATCATCGACCAGTGGGCGGCCGTACGGCCCGATCTCGACACCGCGGGGATGGAGGTCTTCGGGCGGATCTTCCGGCTCTCGCGGGCGATGGGAGACCGGAT of the Streptomyces sp. NBC_01788 genome contains:
- a CDS encoding EamA family transporter, giving the protein MADSRRPAATWSLAALTALAPVSWGTTYAVTTEFLPPGRPLFTALARALPAGLLLLAMARVLPKGAWWWKAAVLGALNIGAFFPLLFLSAYRLPGGMAAVVGSVGPLFVVGLSAPLLGQRPTGRALLTGIVAAFGVSLVVLRAAGALDGVGVAAALASTASMSTGTVLAKRWGRPAGVGPLALTGWQLTAGGLLIAPLALLAEGPPPALDARALGGYAYLALANTALAYWLWFRGIGRLSATRVTFLGPLSPLTAAVVGWAALGQALTPVQLAGMALAFGATVAGQLGSGRVDAGAAPPSPRRTRQVRLAGPVREACVRQE